In the genome of Luteitalea pratensis, the window TCGGCGCCGAGAGCTGCACCTCCTGTGCCCGCGGGGCCTTGACGCGAAACGTCACACGACGCTGTTGGTCGACGTCGGGCGACACGACGTTGGCCCCGAATGGCACCAGTCCGCCGATGTTGCGGTGCGGAGCCCAGTCGAGGTTGACGTGCGCCTGCTGCGCGAACGCAGGCGAAGCGCCCAGACATGCGATGACGGAGGCGGAGACGAGTCGAGCAGTGGCGGTGCGCATGTTGTCGATCCTGCCGGTGGCGCATCCTCGCACGTGGCGGGTGTGTCGGCAAGACCGGCAGAGCACGGCGGACCTGTACGGCTTGCCCGACCCGAGCGTTTCAAGCGGTGGAGACGTGCGATGAGCGCAATCGACGACAAGTACACGCAACTCGGTGGCCCTGGGGGCTTCCTGGGCAGACCGTTCGATGCCGGTGCAGGCAGTGGCGAAATGGATACGGCCGACCGGCGGGGTCGCTTCCGCGACTTCGAACGCGGGACGATCTACTGGACAGCCACGACCGGCGCTCACGAGGTCCACGGCGACATCCGTCTCAAGTGGGCACGCCTTGGTGGCGGCAGGAGCTTTCTCGGTTACCCGTTGACCGACGAAACCGGCACTCCCAACCGGCGCGGCCGCTTCAATCACTTCGAGCACGGGTCGATCTACTGGACACCCACGACCGGGGCGCACGAAGTACATGGCGCCATTCGCGACAAGTGGGCGAGCCTGGGGTGGGAGCGCAGTCGCCTCGGTTTCCCGACGAGCGACGAGAAGGCCGTGCCCAACAGCCGTGGACGCATCAGCGAATTCGAGGGCGGCGTCATCGTCTGGACGCCGGAAGGCGGCGCGCAGGTCCGCGTGCGCATCGACGACCCATAAATCCCGAGTGACCAACAACACGCTGCGCATGGCCGGCCAACGTACAAGGTGTTCCTCGCGTCTGCGCGCGGGCCTGATCGACCAGCGAACTACAGGCTCCTGGTCCTGAGCTGCTCCAGCAGGAAGTGCGTGGAGCGCACGGCCAGCGCCATGATCGTCAGCGTCGGGTTCTGCCACGAGCTCGACGGAAAACTCGAACCGTCCATCACGAACAGGTTGCCGACGTCGTGCGTCTGGAGGAATGGCGTGAGCACGGACGCCTTCGGGTCCGTGCCCATGCGCGCGGCGCCGACCTCGTGCGCCTGGCCGCGCATGCCGTGGCTCTGGCGAATGTTCGTGGCGCCGATGCGATCGAGGATCTCGGCCGCGTGCGTTGCCATGTCGCGGTGCAGAGCACGCTCGTTGTCGCGCGGCGTGATCCGCAGGCGTACGACAGGGATGCCGAACGCGTCGAGCGTGTCCTTGTCGACCGCGCAGGTGTTGTCCTCGTATGGCAGGCACTCGCCGAACCCAGCGAAGCTGAGCGTCGCGGGGCGCGGTTGCGCGATGGCGCGCTTGTAGGCCTCCCCGATCCCCGGGGCGGCGAAGTTGAAACCCGCGCCGACGTACGTGCTCAGCCCATAGCCGCGCACGAACCCGTCCGTCCTGGGCCCACCTGGCAGGTTACGGAAGCGCGGCGTCAATAGCCCGCATGGACGATTCGCCCCCGCCATCGTCGGCTGTTCGACGAGATCCGGCAAGTCGCCCGAGGCACCTGCGCCGGCGAAATGCGTCATGAGGTACTTGCCCAACACGCCGCTCGAGTTCGCGAGGCCGTTCGAATCCTGGCGCGTTGCCGAGTTGAAGAGCATGCGAACGGATTCGAGCGTCTGCGCGCAGAGGGCCACCGCGCGTCCGAAGATCTCGCGCGGTTGCCGGGTGGTGCGGTCGATGTAGAGCACACCACGGGCCCGGCGCGTGTTCGGGTCCATGAGCACCTTGTACGCCATCGCGCCGGTCACGAGCGTGCACCGGCCCGTCGCCACCGCATCCCTCATCGTCGTGAACGCGGAGTTGAAGTAGGAGTGCGTCACGCACCCGTGCTCGCACGGCCCGCAGTAGTGGCACGCCTGGCGCCCGTTGATCGGCTTCGTGAGGTTGGCGGTGCGGCCCTGCGTCACGGTATACCCGAACGCTTTCTTGACGCGCGAGCGGACGGCCATCTCGTTACAGGTGAGGCCCATCGGCGGCTGGAAGGGGCCGTCGGGGTACTGCGCCAGTCCCTCCTTCATGCCGGAGACGCCCACGTACTCCTCGACGAGGTCGTAGTACGGCTTGATCTCCGCGTACGTGATTGGCCAGTCGACGCCGACGCCGTCGTGCGACGCCGCCTTGAAATCGATGTCGCTCATGCGCAGGCAACCGCGTCCCCAGATGTTCATCCGGCCGCCGACCACGCGCGGCCGCACCCACAGGAACTTCGGATCGGAGTCGTCCAGGTAGGGTTCCTCGATATCGTTGACGTACCAGTCGGCGTTCCATTCGCGGACGGCGTACGACTGCGACTGCTGCGGCTGCGTGTGCTCGAACGGGGTCTTCGTGCGGCCCCGGTACTTGAGCTGGGGCGGCTGGACGTGCTCCTTGTAGTCCGCGTCGCTGAGCGCTCTACCAGCCTCGAGCACGGCCACGCGCAAGCCGGCCTCGGTGAGGCGCTTGGCGGCCCAACCCCCGGACGCACCGGATCCCACGATGACGACGTCGAAGTGCTGGCCCGCGGGATCGGTCTGCATGCTGGTATCCGGTGTTGTAGCCGTCGACCTTCCACCTTCGCCAAGACTACGGTGGACAAACCAGGTCGACGGGCGACCGTGTCTCCCGTGCCCTGACGATGACCGCCGGACTGACCTGTCCGCCGAAGCCTTGGCGCAGGCGGGAGTCCGGCGGCTACGTCCGGTGGGGGGCGCCGTCGAGGTCGAACCAATGAGATGTCATCTCGACGGACGCTTACTCGTGCCCCTCGGCGTGCGTGCACGCAGGGAAACTCTCGAAGAACACGTTGCCCGTGAAGCCCAACTCCTTCATGCCGGCCTCCGACGAGTAGTGCGCGCCGGCAATCCACGACTTGAGCGTCGCCACCGGCGTCGTCAGCGACTCGAGCAGTGCCGGCTGTTGCGTGGCAGGCAGCGCACGGAATGTCGAGCCGTGCTGATCGCGCGCCGCGGCGTCGACAGCGGCCAGCGCGCTGATGAACGTCAGCCGCAGGTCCTCGTGCTCGATCGCGAGCACTTCGTCGATCCAGGCCGGGCTGCCGCTCGCGACCGAACCGGGCACGATCAGCTCGGAGACGAGCGTGAGCGTCGCGAACTGGTGGGGGTCGAAGAACTGTGGCTTCTTCGCGACGGTGATGGCCGGTTTGGTCGGCCGTTGCGCAACGTGCGCCGCGAGCGGATGATGCGACTCGTGTGCGTCGGCCGGGGTCCCGGCCGCGAGGCCCAAGCCTGCCGCGAGGCCCTGCAGCGCCGAGCGGCGGGTGATTCCGCCCGGCGTGCCGGCGGATGCGCCAGCAGCGCTGGCGGAGTCTGGATGCCACACAAGCGGAAGTGCGCGACCGTGATCTGTCATGGACGTTCCGTACCGAAGAACCCGAAGACGAACACCGAACGCCGAACGCTGAACGCTGAACGCCGAACAGCCCAGCCAAAGGCGGAAGAGCCAAGGCCCAAGGCCGAGGCCGATGGCCCAAGCCAAAGTTGTAGGCGTCGAGATTGCTCGACGCTTGGCCGCGACATCGGACTGGGACAGTCTCGGATCACGCGTGTGGCGGGCGCTCCGGAGTATAGCGCCCGGTTCGACTACCCGCGACGCTCGCGATAGTAGGCCACGAGATCCAGCGGTAACGGCGGCGCAGCGCCGAGTTGCCGCAGCATCGTCGTCACCTGGCCGCGATGGTAGGTCCCGTGGTTCACCACGTGCTGCACGAGGTGCCATGCGCGGTCGGCAGACGAGCTGCCGTTCAGGAGCCGGTATTCGACCACCCGCTGCACGCCCGCGTCATCCAGGCCATCCACGTAGGTGCGCAGGCCCCCCTGGGTCTCCGCCCATCCCGCCCGGAGCGCCGCGCAGTCCTCGAAGCGATCAAGCGGCAGCCTGCTCGTCGGCGAGACGCCATGCAGACGCGAGAGCCAGATCCATTCCGCGTCGTGTACGTGCGTCAACGTGTCACGCACTGACCGGAAGCTGCTCGCGAGGTCGCGAACGAACTGCTCGGGCGTCAACGCGTCCACCGCGGCCAGCAGACGATGCGTCGCCCAGTAGTTGTAGTCGACGAGGGCGTGGAGGTCCTGCGGTGTCATGGCGCGATCGTGCCACGACTTCGCATCGAGCAAGCTCGACGCCTTCGCCACAGCTTCAAGGGCCCGCTGCCTTCGAGCTTTCCCCTTCGCCCCTGGCGTGAGGCATCAGGCATCAGGCATTAGGCATCAGGCATTAGGCATTAGGCATTACGGTGCCCGGCACCCGGAACCCGGAGCCCGGTACAAGTCCGTGTAACGCCGGGCCGTGTCGTCACACATGGCAAGTGAGGGCGGACACGGCGTCCGCCTGTAACGACCAGGAGACGTGACGTGATTGCCCAGGATCGCAAGCCCCAGCTGAATACCCGCGCCGACCAGCCGTTCCGATTCCTCGGCGTTCCGACGACCCTGCGCGCCACCCACGAGACCACCGGTGGCGCCTTCGGGCTGGTCGAGAATTCGGCCATGCCTCCGGGCTTCGGCTCGCCCTACCACGTCCACCACCGGGAGGACGAGTCGTTCTACGTGATCGAAGGTGAGGTCGCGTTCGTGGTCGATGGCCAGTGGCACTACGCCGGCCCCGGCTCCTTTGTCCACGGCCCTCGCGACATTCCGCACGGCTTCGCGGTGATCGGCACCAGGCCGGCCCGGATGCTGCTGCTTGCCACGCCGGGTGGCTTCGAGCAGTTCGTGCTGGCCCTGCGTACCCCGTTCGACACCACACCCGAGCCGCCGGACATGGCTGCGTTGATGGCAGCGGCAGCGCGTCATGGGGTCGACATCCTCGGTCCCCTGCCTGACATGCCTGACGACCTGCGCGGCGGCCGAGACGACGCACGCGCGGACATCGACCGCCTGCGCGCGACGCACATCGCCGCGCTCACGGCCAACGATGCAGCCGGCTGGACCGCGATCTTCGCCGACGACGCCGTGCAGTTACCACCGGTCGGTGCGGTCAACACCGGCACCGCTGCCATCGGCGCCTTCAACGAACGGTTCATGGCCATGTTCGCGGTGTCGAGCTTCAACATCACCCCCATGGGCCTCGAAGTGCACGGCGACGTCGCCATCGAACACGGCGACTACAACATCGTGCTGACGCCACACGGCGCGCCGGCCGGGATGAGCGACAGCGGCAAGTACATCACCACCTATCGGCGCAATGACGCGGGGGCGTGGCTGATCACGCGCGACGGCTGGACGAGCACGCTCCGCCCGCCCGCCGACGCGTGAGCGCACGCCTCGCTTGCCGCGGCGAAGCCGAAAGGCGACGCTGGCTTGCTGCGCCGAAGCCGTAAGGCGACGGTGGCTTGCCGGGGGCATGGCGGCGCTTACAATGCCGCCGTGCCGTCCGACCTCAGCGACGCCGACGTGGCCAGCCGTGCGGCAGCGGGGGACTCCCAGGCCGAGGCCGAGATGTGTCGCCGCATGGCGCCACGACTTCGCCTCTATGGCATGCGACACCTGCGGTCCGGCGCCGCTGCAGACGACCTGGTGCAGCAGGTGCTGCTGACGACGCTCGAGGCCCTGCGCGCAGGCAAACTGCGCGACTACGAGAAGCTGCCGCATTTCGTGCTGGGTATGGCCCGCATGACGGTGCTCGAACTGCGGCGCGGTGCGAAACGTCGCGGGGCGCTGCTCGAGATCTACGGCGCGATCCTGGTGCCAGAGGCGCCAATCGAACCGGAGGTGGATCGCGAGCGCTTGGGCCGGTGCCTGCAGTCGCTGAAGGAACGCGACCGCAGCGTCGTGATGCTGACGTTCTATGACGACCGCGCCGGCAGCGACGTCGCGCGGTTTCTCGGTGTCTCCGAGGCCAATGTGCGGGTGATCCGCCATCGCGCCATCCGGCAACTGCGCGGCTGCATGGAGGGGGAGGTCGCGTGATGGCCACGACACGGTCCGAACCGCCCCAGTGTTCGGCGCCGATCTCCGAGGAGATACTGCTCGAGTACTGGATGGCGGCCCTGGATGAGGCCGCTGAAACCGCGATCGAAGAGCACCTGTTCGCGTGCGACGAATGCGGTGGCCGGCTGCGCGGCACCATCGCGCTTGCCGAGGCACTGCGTGACGTCGCGCGCTCCGGCTCCCTTCGGGTGATCGTGAGCGACGACTTCGTGCGGCAGGCCAAGGCCGAGGGACGCACGGTTCGCGAATACACGCCGCCGCGCGGCGGCGTCGTCGCGTGCACGATCTCGGCCGACGACGACTTCCTCATCGCGCGTCTAGTCGCAGAACTCGCCGGCCTGCCCCGCGTGGACCTCGGCATCTACGACAGCGAGGGCCGCGAGCGGGGCCGCATGGCGGACGTCCCCGTGGACGCGGCCGCCCGGGCCGTGCTGTACCAAGAGTCGGCCACCTTCGCGAAAGCCGCGCCAGACGACGTCATGGTGCTGCGACTGCTCGCGGTGGAAGCCGGAGGCGAGCGCGTACTGGGCGAGTACGAGATGCGCCACACGCGGACGATTCCCGGCCCCGCCGCCTGGTAGCCGGGGGCGGGGCGCGTCGACCAAGGTCGACGCCTACACAATCCGTACCCCGTACCCTGTAGTCCAGAGCCCGAGATTAACGGTTCCCGGAACCCGGTGCCCGGAACCCGGTACCCGCTGGGTGCGGCGTTCAGCGTTCGGCGTTCGTCGATTTGGCTTGCCCGGGTGCCCCGTGCCCGGTACCCGGTGGCGCCGCGTTCGACGTTCAACGTTCGGCGTTCGTCGACTTGGCTTACCCGGTTCCCGGTGCCCGGTGCCCGGTACCCGGTTCCCGGTACCCGGTTCCCGGGTTTCTGCCCGTGTCAGCGTCCGCCTGCGCGATACGGCACGATCGTCTCGATGGTGCCGTCGGGACGATGGACGAGCGGCGTCACCTTGACGTTGCGGAGATGCGTCTGGCCCTTCGAGAGCTGCGCATCGTGGTAGAAGAGGTACCACTTGCCCTCCGACTCGACGATCGAGTGGTGCGTCGTCCAGCCCAGCACCGGTTCCATGATGCGGCCGCGGTACGTGAATGGTCCGTAGGGCGAGTCGCCGGTGGCGTATACGAGAAAATGCGTGTCGCCAGTCGAATACGACAGGTAGTACTTCCCGTTGTAGCGGTGGACCCAGGTGGCCTCGAAGAAGCGCCGCGTATTGTCGCCGTAGGTGAGGGGCCGCCCCTCCGCGTCGTTGATGATCACGTCGCGCACCGGCTCGGCCAGGTGACGCATGTCGTCGCGCAGTCGCGCGACCTTCGGCATCAGTGCGGGCGCGCCGGGCGCAGGATATGCGTCCTTGGCCTGATAGGCCCCCGATGCCCATCGCTGCAGTTGCCCACCCCAGATGCCGCCGAAATAGAGGTACGCAGCACCGTCGGCGTCGCGGAAGACTGCCGGGTCGATGCTGAATGCGCCGTCGATGGGCTCTGGGTCGGCCTTGAAGGGCCCGGCAGGATTGCTCGACACGGCCACGCCGATGCGGAACACGTCGCGCGCGTCCTTGGCCGGGAAGTACAGGTAGTACTGCCCACCGCGTTCGGCTGCGTCGGGCGCCCACATCTGCCGCTTGGCCCAGGGCACGCTGGCGATGTCGAGCGCCACGCCGTGGTCTTTCACGGCGCCGCCGATCCGATCCATCGACAGGACGTGGTAGTCGCGCATCGCGAAGTGGCTGCCGAGATCATCGGCAGGTACGCCGGCGTCGATGTCGTGGGACGGGTAGAGGTACAGCCGTCCGCCGAAGACGTGCGCCGAGGGGTCGGCGGTGTAGATGCCGGGCAGCAGTGGCTGGTCGAGAAACCACGGCCCACTGGACGTTTGCGCGGCAGCCGCGAGCGCGACGCCAAGGGCGAGCATGGGGGCGAGGAAGCCGAGGCGCATGGGTGTACTCCGGGCGATACAAGCCGCGTTCTGATTCTGGGAAACTGGCGACAGACTATCGCAGGTGCGGCCTTGGTCGATGACGAGGTAGGGCCGGGTCTCCGAGCCCGGCCTTCTGTTCGCGGTCGCCGTCTGTCAGGCGGCGTGGGCGGTCTCCGCAGCGACGAAGGTCTTCCTGCCGTCAGCGTGTGGCGTTCAGCGTTCGGCGTTCGTCTGGGCTTCTACTTCGCGCTCTTCGGATCGATCCGCAGGAAGCGGGCGGCGTTGTTGTACAGGATGTCGCGCTTCTGCTCGGGTGTCAGGTAGTCGGCATTCTGGATGATGCTGATCGAATACGCCATCAGCTTCGGCCACACGAGTTGATCGGTGCCGAACATCACGCGATCGCCGAACCCGCCGTCCACGAGCCGTTCGATGTACCGGTTCACTTCCTTCAACGGATAGCTCCAGATCAACCCGGCGAGGTCCACGTACACGTGCGAGTTCGCCTGCAGCAGCGTGAGCATGTTGTCGATCATCGGATAACCGGCGTGCATCACCTGGACGCGCAGCTTCGGATGTCGTGCGAGGAGTTCCTCGAGCAGGAGCGGGTTGCCCATGGAGCCACGGAACGTCGATCGCGTCACGTTGGATCGACCCGATCCGCCGGTGCCCATGTGGATGGCGACGGGGATGTCGAGTTCCTCGGCGAGCGCAAAGTACTGGTCGACACTCATGTCGCTCGGCGACACGCCCTGGTACTGCAGGCCGATCTCGCCCATCACCTTGAAGCCGTCCTTGGCGAAACTGGTGCGCAGTTGATCGAGGGGGACCCGCGCGCCGGCCGCCTCGAAACCGGTGCCCGGAATCACGCGCCCTGGCGCCGCGTCGATCCATTTGCGGACGCTTTCCGGCGTGCCGAAGACCACCGCGGTCACGTTCAGCCGCTCCATGTCCGCGACGACGTCCTTGATGTACTCGCCCTTCGCCGCGGGATACAGCTTGGGCGTGCACTCTTCCTGCGCCCAGCCGTTGGTGGCTTCCTTGGTGGCGGGATCCGAGGCCGTGAACCTCGACGTGTTCGGGCACATCGGGACAGCGGTAGGACCGGAGTCGTCCATCGCGTGGAAATGGACGTCGAGCACCGGCGGGGCCTGCCGCGACGTGTTCTGGGCGTACGACACGGCTGCCGGCGCCAGGCAGATCGCGGCGCACGCGAGGCGCCTCGTGACATGGCGGAGAGGTGGAGTCATGCGTGCATCGTAACCCCGCTATAATCCGCGCGATGTCGCCTTCGTTCTCGCGACGTGAGTTCATCGCGTCCGGCACCGCCCTTGCCGCGGGTATTGTCGTGCCTGGCTGGGCCGAGATCTTCCAGTCAGGTCCTGACGTCGACGCGGTACGCGCCGAGGCCGCTGACGAGGCGCTTGCGCAGGCGGCGAAGTTGGGAGCCTCCTACGCAGACATCCGCGTCAACCGCTACCGGCGCGAGTCGATCGCGACGCGTGAGCGTCAGGTGCAGAACGTCTCGCGCTCGGCGAGCTACGGCATGGGCCTCCGGGTGCTGGTCAACGGCGCCTGGGGTTTCGCGGCGAGTCATCGCGTCGACGCGGCGACGGCCCGGACCCTCGCCGGGCAGGCAGTGGCGATCGCCAAGGCCAATGCCGCCCTGGCGGCACGCAAGGTGGTGCTCGCATCCGCCGATACGGTGAAGGCCACTTGGACCAGCGCCTTCACGCGTGACCCGTTCGACGTGCCCATCGATACGAAGCTGGCGTTCCTGATGAAGCTGAACGAGACGGCGCTCGCCGTCCCCGGCGTCTCGTTCGTCAGCTCGCAGTTGCTGTTGGTCGACGAGCACAAGTACTTCGCGTCGAGCGAGGGCTCGCGGATCACGCAGCGGCTGGTGCGGACGTATCCGCAGTTCACGACCACCGCCGCCGACCGCGCACGCGGCGACTTCCAGACGCGACCGGTCGTCGATCGGGCGAAGCTGGTTGGATACGAGTACGTCGAGGACTATCCCTGGCTGCAGGACGCGGAGCAGGCTGGCCACGAGGTCGTGGAGAAGCTGAAGGCCGCACCGGTGACGCCCGGCCGCTACGACATCGTGGTCGATCCTTCTCAGCTCTTCCTGTGTATTCACGAATCGGTCGGGCACTCGACCGAACTCGATCGCGCGCTCGGGTATGAAGCCAACATGGCCGGCACGAGTTTCCTGAAACCTGGTGACGCCGGCACGCGACGGTTCGGCGCGACGATCGTCAACCTGGTCGCCGATCGCAGCCAGCCCGGTGGCCTTGCGACGACCGGCTACGACGATGAGGGCGTGAAGGCGGACAAGTGGTCCCTCGTGCGTGGCGGCATGTTCGTTGATTGGCAGACGACGCGTGAACTGGCGCCGCTGGTCGGGCAGCAGCGCTCCCACGGCTGCCTGCATTCGGACAACTGGGCGAGCGTGCCCTTCCCGCGGATGCCGAACGTCTCGCTGCAGTCGGCGAGCACCGAGGTGACGCGCGACGAGTTGTTCAGTGGCATCAAGCGCGGGCTGTTCATCGAAGGGCGGGGTGTCTCGTCGATCGATCAGCAACGCTACAACTTCCAGTTCGGCGGGGCGGTGATCCGCGAGATCCGTGACGGCAGGCTCGGCGCGATGGTCAAGGACGCGGCGTACCAGTCGCGCACGCCGGAGTTCTGGGCGTCGTGTGACGGCATCGGCGGCCCGGCTTCGTATCGGTTGTGGGGAACGTCGGCCGACGGCAAGGGCGAGCCCGGTCAGACCAACGCCGTCAGCCATGGTTGTCCGCCGGCGCGCTTCCGTCAGGTCAACGTCCTGAACACGGCAGGGTCATCGTGACGCGGGGGCAGGCGGGATGCTGAGTCGCGATGAAGCACTGACCCTGTGCGAGACCGTCCTCGCGCACGCCAGGGCGGCGGGTGCCGAGGATGCCGTCGTGTCGGTTGCGAGCGAGGTCGCCGCGCACGCGCGCTTCGCGGACAATCGCGTCACGACCAGTGGACGCTCTGAAGACCTGACCATCACCGTCACGGTGTGGGTGGACAAGCGGCGTGGTGCGACAAGCGGCAACGACGCGAGTGCCGCGGCGCTTGGGCAACTGGCCGGCGAGGCGGTGCAGATCGCACGAATCTCGCCCGTTCATCGCGAGTACGTGCCGACGCTTGGTCCTCTCGAGTACCCCGACTCGCGCGGATTCGTCGACGCCACTGCGGATGTCGACGTTGCCGCGCGTGCCGTTGCGCTCCAGGACGTGCTGCGCACGTGTCGCGAGGCAAGCGTCAGCGGCGCCGGCGTGCACACCACGAATGCCTCTGCGACCGCCGTGGCCACTGCCAATGGCAATCGCCGGTACTTTCGCGCGAGCGAGGCGGCGTGCAGCATCACCGCGCGCACCGAGGACGGCACCGGGTCTGGCTACTACGCGGGCGATCACTTCGACGTGCGCCAGGTGGATGCCGCGCAGATCGCACGGCAGGCGGTGGAGAAGGCGGTACGGTCGCGCGATCCGAAGCCGATCGAGCCGGGCACGTATCCGGTCATCCTCGAAGCCCAGGCCGTCGCCGATCTCATGGGGTTCCTGGTGGGCGCGCTGGACGCACGGAGCGCAGACGAGGGGCGCAGCGCATTCTCGGCCAAGGACGGCAAGACCCGCCTCGGCGAGTCCATGTTCGACACGCGCCTGAGCCTGCACAGCGATCCGATGCATGCCGAACTTCCGGGCATACCGGCGACCGACGAGGGGATTCCGGCGGAGCGCATCACGCTGATCCGGAATGGTGTGCTGGAGCGGCTGACCTACCCGCGTTTCTGGGCCGCGGATCGCAAGCAGACGCCTACGCCCGGGCCCACCAACTTCATCGTCGAGAGCGCCACGCCGCTGACGCCGCTCCCGGAGATGATCAAGGGCCTGGCGCGCGGGCTGCTGATCTCGCGATTCTGGTACGTGCGGCTCGTCGACCCGCGCACCATCGTGCTCACCGGGCTCACGCGCGATGGCCTGTGGTGGGTGGAGGACGGCGTCATCCAGCGTCCGGTACGCAACCTGCGGTTCAACCAGAGCGTGCTGGCGATGCTCGCGCCGTGGAACGTCGAGGCCATCGGCCCGTCAGTGCGACGCTCGCCGTTCATGGTGCCGCCACTGCGGGTGGGCGCCTTCACCTTCACGTCGATCTCCGACGCGATCTGAAATCGATGCCCGCCTGGATGGTAGGGCGCGCATTCGGAGCGTAGCCGTCGACCTTTAGGTCGACGGTCAGTACAGTCGTGGTTGCACCGCGAGTACCGGCCGCACGATACTCCCCGGCGTCAGTCCATCATTCGGCCCGCACAGGAGAACCCTCATGGCTCGTCACAACCCGGTCGGCTGGTTCGAGATCTACGTCCAGGACGCGGATAGGGCGCGGAAGTTCTACGAGGCCGTCTTTGAGGTCACCCTCCAACGGCTGCCGGGTCCCGACATCGAGATGTGGGCCTTCGGGATGGATCCGGCGGCGCCGGGGGCGTCGGGCGCGCTCGTGAAGATGCCTGGTGTGCCCTCGGGCGGCAGCACGATGGTCTACTTCAGTTGCGAGGACTGTGCGGTCGAGGGCGGCCGTGTCGCCGGCGCGGGCGGCAAGGTGCATCGCGACAAGATGTCGATCGGCCAGTACGGCTTCGTCGTGCTCGCGGTCGATACCGAGGGCAACATGTTCGGCCTGCACTCGATCAAGTAGGCCGCCGCCGGACTCCAACGAATCTCGTAGGCGCCGGACTTGTCCGGCGCGCTGCCGCGGGACGACCTGTCTGCCGTAGCCTCGGCGAAGGCGGAAGTCCCGCGGCGACACCTCCATGGATTCGTGCCAGCCGGTGGCGCGTGCGCCATGCGCCGCTGTCCCGCGGTCACCGAATCAGTCGCACAGCGACGCAATCGCCCGTTCGATGACACCGCTCGCGCGCAGCAAGGCCTCGCCCGC includes:
- a CDS encoding TldD/PmbA family protein, translated to MSPSFSRREFIASGTALAAGIVVPGWAEIFQSGPDVDAVRAEAADEALAQAAKLGASYADIRVNRYRRESIATRERQVQNVSRSASYGMGLRVLVNGAWGFAASHRVDAATARTLAGQAVAIAKANAALAARKVVLASADTVKATWTSAFTRDPFDVPIDTKLAFLMKLNETALAVPGVSFVSSQLLLVDEHKYFASSEGSRITQRLVRTYPQFTTTAADRARGDFQTRPVVDRAKLVGYEYVEDYPWLQDAEQAGHEVVEKLKAAPVTPGRYDIVVDPSQLFLCIHESVGHSTELDRALGYEANMAGTSFLKPGDAGTRRFGATIVNLVADRSQPGGLATTGYDDEGVKADKWSLVRGGMFVDWQTTRELAPLVGQQRSHGCLHSDNWASVPFPRMPNVSLQSASTEVTRDELFSGIKRGLFIEGRGVSSIDQQRYNFQFGGAVIREIRDGRLGAMVKDAAYQSRTPEFWASCDGIGGPASYRLWGTSADGKGEPGQTNAVSHGCPPARFRQVNVLNTAGSS
- a CDS encoding TldD/PmbA family protein; this encodes MLSRDEALTLCETVLAHARAAGAEDAVVSVASEVAAHARFADNRVTTSGRSEDLTITVTVWVDKRRGATSGNDASAAALGQLAGEAVQIARISPVHREYVPTLGPLEYPDSRGFVDATADVDVAARAVALQDVLRTCREASVSGAGVHTTNASATAVATANGNRRYFRASEAACSITARTEDGTGSGYYAGDHFDVRQVDAAQIARQAVEKAVRSRDPKPIEPGTYPVILEAQAVADLMGFLVGALDARSADEGRSAFSAKDGKTRLGESMFDTRLSLHSDPMHAELPGIPATDEGIPAERITLIRNGVLERLTYPRFWAADRKQTPTPGPTNFIVESATPLTPLPEMIKGLARGLLISRFWYVRLVDPRTIVLTGLTRDGLWWVEDGVIQRPVRNLRFNQSVLAMLAPWNVEAIGPSVRRSPFMVPPLRVGAFTFTSISDAI
- a CDS encoding VOC family protein — translated: MARHNPVGWFEIYVQDADRARKFYEAVFEVTLQRLPGPDIEMWAFGMDPAAPGASGALVKMPGVPSGGSTMVYFSCEDCAVEGGRVAGAGGKVHRDKMSIGQYGFVVLAVDTEGNMFGLHSIK